In Mycobacterium gallinarum, a single window of DNA contains:
- a CDS encoding fluoroquinolone export ABC transporter permease subunit: MKRLTSALRLEVTLQVRQKFLHAAVFSGLIWLAVLLPMSHALRPIAEPYILLGDIAIIGFFFIGGSVFFEKQERTLGAVISTPLRFWEYLCVKLAVLLGVSVLVALIVVSAAHGFAYRPLPLLTGLVLGTLLMLLVGFITSLPFSSVSDWFMSATGPLAVMTGLPVLYFSGVWVSPVLYLIPTLGPLLLLGEAFDQVTLAPWQVAYAVLYPLAGLVVLFLVARALFGHYVVARSGGM, from the coding sequence ATGAAACGGCTCACGAGTGCGTTGCGGCTCGAGGTTACGCTTCAAGTCAGGCAGAAGTTTCTGCATGCGGCGGTCTTCTCCGGGCTCATCTGGCTGGCAGTCTTGCTGCCCATGTCGCACGCCCTGCGTCCGATCGCTGAGCCATACATTTTGTTGGGCGACATCGCGATCATCGGGTTCTTCTTCATCGGAGGTTCGGTGTTTTTCGAGAAGCAGGAGCGCACCCTCGGTGCCGTCATCTCGACACCGTTGCGGTTCTGGGAGTACCTGTGCGTGAAACTCGCTGTGCTGTTGGGTGTTTCAGTTCTCGTAGCGCTCATCGTAGTGTCGGCCGCCCACGGATTCGCCTATCGGCCACTCCCTCTGCTGACCGGTCTGGTGCTCGGCACCTTGTTGATGCTGCTCGTCGGATTCATCACGTCGCTCCCGTTCTCTTCGGTCAGCGATTGGTTCATGTCGGCGACCGGCCCTCTGGCAGTGATGACGGGCCTCCCGGTGCTGTATTTCTCCGGGGTGTGGGTGAGTCCGGTGCTTTACCTGATCCCTACGTTGGGGCCGCTGCTGCTGCTGGGCGAGGCGTTCGATCAAGTGACACTGGCCCCGTGGCAGGTGGCCTATGCCGTGCTGTATCCACTCGCAGGTTTGGTGGTGCTGTTCTTGGTAGCCAGGGCGCTGTTCGGCCACTACGTCGTGGCAAGATCGGGAGGTATGTGA
- a CDS encoding ABC transporter permease has translation MTSMTTSVKALAAFGRNDIRGTYRDPLLVMIVLAPVIWTVGVVILVPLFTDMLAARYDFDLVPYYSLVLTGFLLLTSIIITGGLGAFLVLDEVDAGTMTVLRVTPVRLSTFFAYRAGTVMALTTVYVVATLSFSGILEPGLVPTLVPIGLLAGLSAVVTLLLIVAVAANKIQGIAMLRGLGMLIAGLPCLPWFIDSAWNLAFGVLPPYWAAKTFWVASEHGTWWPYLVAGTVYNLAVAWLLFRRFVAKNT, from the coding sequence ATGACTTCGATGACAACGTCGGTGAAGGCGCTTGCGGCGTTCGGCCGCAACGACATTCGTGGAACCTACCGTGATCCGCTGTTGGTCATGATCGTTCTGGCGCCCGTCATCTGGACTGTCGGAGTCGTCATCCTGGTCCCGTTGTTCACCGACATGTTAGCGGCACGATACGACTTCGATCTGGTTCCCTACTATTCACTCGTTCTCACCGGCTTCCTGCTGCTGACGAGCATCATCATCACGGGCGGACTCGGCGCCTTCCTTGTGCTCGACGAGGTCGACGCAGGCACGATGACCGTGCTGCGGGTGACCCCGGTGCGGTTGTCGACATTCTTCGCCTACCGTGCGGGCACCGTCATGGCGTTGACGACCGTATATGTGGTCGCGACGTTGTCGTTCAGCGGAATACTCGAACCAGGTCTCGTTCCCACCCTTGTTCCGATCGGGCTGCTGGCCGGATTGTCGGCGGTCGTCACCCTGTTGCTGATCGTTGCCGTCGCGGCCAACAAGATTCAAGGCATCGCCATGCTGCGCGGCCTTGGCATGTTGATCGCCGGGTTGCCGTGCCTTCCGTGGTTCATCGACTCGGCCTGGAATCTGGCTTTCGGTGTGCTGCCGCCGTATTGGGCGGCGAAGACGTTCTGGGTCGCCAGCGAGCACGGCACGTGGTGGCCATACCTGGTCGCCGGTACGGTCTACAACCTCGCGGTTGCCTGGTTACTGTTCCGGCGATTCGTCGCCAAGAACACATGA
- a CDS encoding ABC transporter permease, protein MAATLAARHALARRVPAGRAVTRLAARQVRRGTLLVAAVCAGMSTLVAAQYQSTFRGELSQSALRALAENPAIRVLFGAPVALDDPGGFTVWRTGTPVLVLAGVWIMLTAVRITRGEEDAGRWDLLLSGPIRTVEVVRRYLIALTGSATVISAGVGLGLMAAGTDAFGAILYAACVLGVTLTFASVGLVAAQVMPNRQSAVGLSVGFLGAALLVRMLSDGVAAFAWSAWLSPFGLVARVAPYAENRIAPLLVLACYPVAFAVGATHAASRRDVGTGLLTLSTRRPPRTSLLGSINGFAARRALRPTVGWAAGIGAYFLIIGAVIASILDFFEQNPRFAELAAAAGFAGLNSAEGFAAALFSLMTIATGLYCVTRLAAFVGDERARRWTVLFASPLSRERLLGTEIAVTAVGLVSLHLVAAAAMWSGAALTGAPLRIGDALAGALNTAPVGWLALGAAALAVGWLPSTVGAIGALPVVGGFLLNVIADSMQAPAWVLDISPYVHIAAVPSVSPDIPATIAFLVVGGALTGLGIAGYRLRDLTS, encoded by the coding sequence ATGGCCGCAACCCTCGCCGCGCGCCACGCGCTCGCCCGGCGGGTGCCGGCCGGGCGAGCCGTCACCCGGCTCGCGGCCCGACAAGTGCGACGTGGCACGCTGCTCGTCGCCGCAGTGTGCGCAGGGATGTCGACGTTGGTCGCCGCCCAGTACCAGTCCACCTTCCGCGGTGAGTTGAGTCAAAGCGCACTGCGAGCGCTGGCCGAAAACCCAGCCATACGAGTTCTTTTCGGCGCGCCGGTGGCGCTGGACGATCCGGGCGGGTTCACGGTGTGGCGGACAGGTACACCGGTGCTCGTGCTCGCCGGTGTGTGGATCATGCTGACGGCCGTCCGAATCACCCGCGGCGAGGAAGACGCCGGGCGCTGGGATCTTCTGCTTTCCGGACCGATCCGGACCGTAGAGGTCGTGCGTCGCTACCTGATAGCGCTGACCGGTTCGGCCACGGTCATCAGTGCAGGGGTCGGCCTCGGGTTGATGGCCGCCGGTACCGACGCTTTCGGCGCCATTTTGTACGCGGCGTGCGTTCTCGGTGTGACGCTGACATTTGCTTCCGTCGGGTTGGTGGCCGCTCAGGTGATGCCGAACCGGCAGTCCGCAGTCGGACTCTCAGTGGGGTTCCTCGGTGCCGCATTGTTGGTTCGGATGCTCTCCGACGGAGTCGCGGCATTCGCATGGTCCGCCTGGCTCAGCCCATTCGGTCTCGTCGCACGCGTGGCGCCCTACGCCGAGAACCGGATTGCCCCCTTGCTGGTGTTGGCGTGCTATCCCGTCGCGTTCGCGGTTGGCGCCACCCACGCAGCGAGCCGCCGCGACGTTGGTACCGGACTGTTGACTCTCTCGACACGACGCCCGCCGCGCACCAGCCTGTTGGGTTCGATCAACGGTTTCGCCGCGCGGCGCGCCCTGCGTCCCACGGTCGGGTGGGCTGCGGGAATCGGCGCCTACTTCCTGATCATCGGCGCGGTGATCGCTTCCATACTGGACTTCTTCGAGCAAAACCCTCGCTTCGCGGAATTGGCCGCCGCTGCGGGTTTCGCGGGTCTGAACTCGGCGGAGGGTTTCGCTGCGGCTTTGTTCAGCCTGATGACCATCGCGACCGGGTTGTACTGCGTAACGCGGCTCGCAGCATTCGTAGGTGACGAGCGGGCGCGCCGGTGGACCGTGTTGTTCGCCTCGCCGTTGTCTCGCGAGCGCCTGCTGGGCACGGAGATAGCGGTTACCGCAGTGGGATTGGTCTCGTTGCACCTCGTCGCAGCAGCCGCCATGTGGAGCGGCGCGGCGCTGACCGGCGCCCCACTGCGTATCGGCGATGCACTCGCGGGAGCTCTCAACACCGCCCCGGTTGGGTGGCTGGCGCTCGGCGCGGCAGCCCTGGCCGTCGGCTGGCTCCCGTCGACGGTGGGTGCTATCGGCGCGCTACCTGTGGTCGGGGGGTTTCTGCTCAACGTCATCGCCGACAGCATGCAGGCCCCCGCGTGGGTGCTGGACATCTCTCCATACGTGCATATCGCGGCGGTGCCGTCGGTCTCACCCGACATTCCGGCGACAATTGCGTTCCTGGTTGTGGGTGGAGCGCTTACCGGATTGGGGATCGCGGGCTACCGCCTCCGCGATTTGACCTCCTGA
- a CDS encoding ABC transporter ATP-binding protein: MYPTSSAPARAECDDAIRTEGLTKRFGSLVAVDDLRLTVARGEVFGFLGPNGAGKSTTIRMLLGLIRPTAGTAMIFDYRADDVRRAHRHLAYVPADVALWPTMTGAEILEVTGNVGPGVDLEYRAELVARFALDLDLRAKNYSSGNRQKVAIVSAFATQAPLLVLDEPTSGLDPLMEREFRRCVLEARERGQTVFLSSHQLAEVEALCDRVAILRAGRLVEIDTIGELRRLRRTRIEVTYRDAEPSLMDVPGITDLERLGEKHLRFNVSGSPTPALRALAAVDVTTVAMHEPTLEEIFLDYYGEAS; this comes from the coding sequence ATGTATCCCACGTCATCCGCGCCTGCGCGCGCCGAGTGCGACGACGCCATTCGAACCGAGGGACTGACCAAACGATTCGGGTCACTCGTTGCTGTCGACGACCTGAGACTGACCGTCGCACGAGGGGAAGTGTTCGGCTTCCTCGGCCCGAACGGCGCGGGCAAGTCCACCACAATCCGCATGCTGCTCGGACTGATCCGGCCCACCGCCGGCACCGCCATGATCTTCGACTACCGCGCCGACGACGTCCGCCGCGCCCACCGCCACCTCGCGTACGTCCCTGCCGATGTCGCCTTGTGGCCGACGATGACCGGCGCGGAGATCCTCGAGGTGACCGGCAACGTGGGCCCCGGGGTCGACCTCGAGTACCGAGCTGAACTGGTGGCACGCTTCGCCTTGGACTTGGACCTGCGGGCCAAGAACTATTCCAGCGGGAACCGGCAGAAGGTCGCGATCGTGTCCGCCTTCGCCACCCAGGCTCCTTTGTTGGTGCTCGACGAACCGACCAGCGGCCTCGATCCCTTGATGGAGCGTGAGTTTCGGCGCTGTGTCCTCGAGGCGCGTGAACGTGGCCAAACGGTGTTCCTGAGTTCGCACCAACTGGCCGAAGTCGAAGCGCTCTGCGACAGGGTCGCCATCTTGCGAGCCGGCCGGCTCGTCGAGATCGACACGATCGGCGAGTTGCGTCGGCTGCGCCGAACCCGCATCGAAGTGACCTACCGCGACGCCGAGCCGAGCCTCATGGACGTGCCCGGCATCACCGATCTTGAGCGACTCGGAGAAAAACACCTGCGCTTCAACGTGTCTGGCTCACCAACGCCGGCGTTGCGAGCCCTCGCCGCGGTCGACGTCACGACGGTCGCGATGCACGAGCCCACGCTGGAAGAGATTTTCCTCGACTACTACGGCGAGGCGTCGTGA
- the nhaA gene encoding Na+/H+ antiporter NhaA: MSTDPLRRFPRGALFSRGSWAETSRVTSILRKETVGGAILLVASAIALIWANSPWSASYFGLRDLEIGGEPLGLHLNLTLGEWAADGLLAIFFFIVGLELKREFVAGDLRDPSRAALPIAAAVGGMVAPALIFIAVTAHVGDGATRGWAIPTATDIAFAVAVLAVISTHLPSALRTFLLTLAVVDDLLAVTVIAVFYTEDIKIWALGLSAVPLALFALCVQRRVDSWWLLVPLAAATWVLMHESGVHATVAGVLLGFTVPVVRSAAAGGPDAGPGLAEHFEHKLRPLSAGVAVPVFAFFAAGVSVGGFNGLITALSDPIALGIVLGLVVGKPVGIFLTTRVLAAVTRATLDSALRWIDVLGISMLAGIGFTVSLLIGDLAYGLGSHRDEVVKMGVLTGSVCAAVVAAVLLRLRNRQYRRIHEIETADADLDGVPDVYESRQDRTEPGA; this comes from the coding sequence TTGAGCACCGATCCACTTCGTCGCTTCCCACGCGGAGCGCTGTTCTCACGGGGCTCGTGGGCGGAAACCAGCCGCGTCACGTCCATTCTTCGCAAGGAAACCGTCGGCGGGGCGATCCTGCTGGTGGCCTCGGCCATCGCGTTGATATGGGCCAATTCGCCGTGGTCGGCGAGTTACTTCGGGCTTCGAGATCTGGAGATCGGCGGTGAACCACTGGGTCTCCATTTGAACCTGACGCTGGGCGAGTGGGCCGCCGACGGGCTGCTCGCGATCTTCTTCTTCATCGTCGGACTGGAACTCAAGCGCGAGTTCGTCGCGGGTGATCTGCGCGACCCGAGCCGTGCCGCCCTGCCGATCGCCGCCGCCGTCGGGGGAATGGTGGCGCCGGCGCTGATCTTCATCGCGGTGACCGCCCATGTCGGCGATGGCGCGACACGGGGTTGGGCGATCCCGACCGCGACCGACATCGCGTTCGCAGTTGCTGTACTCGCCGTCATCTCGACACACCTGCCGTCTGCGCTTCGTACCTTCTTGTTGACACTCGCGGTGGTCGACGATCTCTTGGCAGTCACGGTGATCGCCGTTTTCTACACCGAAGACATCAAGATCTGGGCGCTGGGCCTGTCAGCTGTACCGCTGGCGCTTTTCGCGCTGTGTGTGCAGCGGCGGGTCGATTCATGGTGGCTGCTGGTGCCGCTCGCTGCGGCCACCTGGGTGCTGATGCACGAGTCCGGTGTGCATGCCACAGTGGCCGGCGTGCTGCTCGGCTTCACGGTGCCGGTGGTGCGCTCAGCTGCGGCCGGTGGTCCTGACGCGGGCCCGGGATTGGCCGAGCATTTCGAGCACAAACTGCGCCCGTTGTCGGCAGGTGTCGCAGTGCCCGTTTTCGCGTTCTTCGCCGCCGGGGTGTCAGTCGGTGGATTCAACGGACTGATCACTGCGTTGAGCGACCCGATCGCCTTGGGCATCGTGCTCGGACTCGTCGTGGGCAAGCCCGTCGGCATCTTCCTGACGACCAGGGTGCTGGCCGCAGTGACCCGCGCCACCCTCGACTCTGCGCTGCGGTGGATCGACGTGCTCGGCATCTCGATGCTGGCGGGCATCGGGTTCACGGTTTCGCTGCTGATAGGTGACCTCGCGTACGGCTTGGGATCGCATCGTGACGAAGTCGTCAAGATGGGCGTGCTGACCGGGTCGGTGTGCGCCGCCGTGGTGGCAGCGGTGCTGTTGCGGCTGCGGAACAGGCAATATCGGCGCATCCACGAGATCGAAACCGCCGACGCCGATCTTGACGGTGTGCCCGATGTCTACGAGTCTCGGCAGGACCGCACCGAACCTGGTGCGTAG
- the dxs gene encoding 1-deoxy-D-xylulose-5-phosphate synthase: MLEQIRGPADLQHLTQSQMSELAQEIREFLIHKVAATGGHLGPNLGVVELTLALHRVFDSPHDPIIFDTGHQSYVHKMLTGRIRDFDSLRKKGGLSGYPSRSESEHDWVESSHASAALSYADGLAKAFELSGHRNRHVVAVVGDGALTGGMCWEALNNIAASRRPVVIIVNDNGRSYAPTIGGFAEHMAGLRLQPGYERVLEEGRKAVQKVPIIGEICYQCMHSIKAGIKDALSPQVMFTDLGLKYVGPIDGHDEHAVESALRHARGFNAPVIVHVVTRKGMGYAPAENDEADQMHSCGVIDPETGLATSVPGPGWTSAFSEALIGYAARRRDIVAITAAMPGPTGLTDFRKRFPDRFFDVGIAEQHAMTSAAGLAMGGMHPVVAIYSTFLNRAFDQVMMDVALHKLPVTMVLDRSGVTGPDGASHNGIWDLSMLGIVPGMRVAAPRDGARLREELGEALNIKDGPTAIRFPKGDVGEDITAVERRGGIDVLAVPADGLSDDVLIVAVGPFAAMALTVAERLRNQGIGVTVVDPRWVLPVPAALGELAAAHKLVVTIEDNGVQGGIGSAVSAALRRAEIDVPCRDAGLPQEFFAHASRGEVLADVGLTDRNIARQITGWVAAQGSAVSEAEVSRQLD, encoded by the coding sequence ATGCTTGAACAGATCCGCGGCCCCGCTGATCTGCAGCACTTGACCCAGTCACAGATGAGTGAACTGGCGCAGGAAATCCGCGAATTCCTGATTCACAAGGTCGCTGCAACCGGCGGACACCTCGGCCCGAACCTCGGCGTCGTCGAGCTTACGCTTGCGCTGCATCGGGTGTTCGACTCGCCGCACGATCCGATCATCTTCGACACCGGACACCAGTCCTACGTGCACAAGATGTTGACGGGCCGCATCCGTGATTTCGACTCACTGCGCAAGAAGGGCGGCCTGTCGGGCTACCCATCGCGCAGCGAGAGCGAGCATGACTGGGTCGAATCCAGCCACGCCAGCGCCGCATTGTCGTATGCCGACGGCCTGGCCAAGGCCTTCGAGCTGTCGGGGCATCGCAACCGTCACGTGGTCGCCGTCGTCGGCGACGGCGCACTCACCGGCGGCATGTGCTGGGAGGCGCTGAACAACATCGCCGCGTCCCGGCGCCCTGTCGTGATCATCGTCAACGACAACGGCCGCAGCTACGCGCCCACGATCGGCGGCTTCGCCGAGCACATGGCCGGACTTCGCCTGCAGCCCGGGTACGAGCGCGTGCTCGAGGAGGGCCGCAAGGCCGTCCAGAAGGTGCCGATCATCGGCGAGATCTGCTACCAGTGCATGCACAGCATCAAGGCCGGCATCAAGGACGCGCTCTCGCCGCAGGTGATGTTCACCGATCTCGGCCTCAAGTACGTCGGCCCGATCGACGGCCACGACGAGCACGCGGTCGAGTCCGCGCTGCGGCATGCGCGCGGCTTCAACGCGCCGGTGATCGTGCACGTGGTCACCCGCAAGGGCATGGGATACGCCCCGGCCGAGAACGACGAAGCCGACCAGATGCACTCCTGCGGTGTCATCGACCCCGAGACAGGGCTGGCGACATCCGTGCCCGGTCCCGGGTGGACGTCGGCGTTCTCTGAAGCACTCATCGGCTATGCCGCCCGGCGGCGCGACATCGTGGCCATCACCGCCGCGATGCCCGGCCCGACCGGTCTGACCGATTTCCGGAAACGGTTCCCCGACCGATTCTTCGACGTCGGCATCGCCGAACAGCATGCGATGACGTCGGCCGCCGGTCTGGCGATGGGCGGCATGCACCCGGTCGTGGCGATCTACTCGACGTTCCTCAACCGGGCGTTCGACCAGGTCATGATGGATGTCGCGCTGCACAAGCTGCCCGTCACGATGGTTCTGGATCGCTCCGGCGTCACCGGTCCGGACGGCGCCAGCCACAACGGCATCTGGGACCTGTCCATGCTGGGCATCGTCCCGGGCATGCGGGTGGCCGCCCCGCGCGACGGCGCGCGTCTGCGTGAGGAACTCGGCGAAGCACTCAACATCAAGGACGGGCCGACCGCCATTCGGTTCCCGAAAGGTGATGTCGGCGAAGACATTACGGCCGTCGAGCGCCGTGGCGGCATCGACGTGCTCGCGGTCCCGGCCGACGGCCTGTCCGACGACGTGCTGATCGTGGCCGTCGGCCCATTTGCGGCGATGGCGTTGACGGTCGCCGAGCGGCTGCGCAACCAGGGCATCGGGGTCACTGTCGTGGACCCGCGGTGGGTCCTTCCGGTGCCCGCTGCCCTTGGTGAGCTGGCGGCCGCGCACAAGCTGGTGGTCACCATCGAGGACAACGGCGTGCAGGGGGGTATCGGTTCGGCGGTGTCGGCGGCGCTGCGCCGGGCAGAGATCGACGTGCCCTGCCGCGACGCCGGGTTGCCTCAGGAGTTCTTCGCACACGCATCGCGCGGTGAGGTGCTCGCCGACGTCGGACTGACGGACCGCAACATCGCCCGCCAGATCACCGGCTGGGTGGCGGCTCAGGGGTCCGCGGTCTCCGAGGCCGAAGTCAGCCGCCAGCTCGATTGA
- a CDS encoding alkaline phosphatase D family protein, with protein MSLLLGPTLRHVADTTALVWVQTESAGTVDILGCSARTFEVQGHHFALVTVTGLTPDSVTEYQVTFNGETVWPLTDPAFAKFPPSVIRTRGPDTAHRLRAIFGSCRYPKTEVKKVEKKLKHDALDSYAKRMRDLPIDKWPDALILLGDQLYADELPPDEVRRVAGRRRNRHGNRPPDEVVTFAEYERLYRHSWGDPEIRWLMSTVPTAMIFDDHDIRDDWNTSKAWRAQMAGLEWWHDRIRAGLASYWVYQHLGNLSPHELADNDDYQQLLAIKGDTWPHLAEVADKADREVDSNKGVRFSYRWDLGRTRLIMIDSRNGRILDSGERMMIGEKEFRWVESKAEENPETLDHLLLASSVPWLMPPAIGDLETLNEQATERDGWRGRLGEKLRQAGDFEHWPAFYKSLVRLGEMIARIANHPDGPSTISILSGDVHHSYAARAEVDGVSPDGSTVHQLVCSPVHNYVPLFVKPAFLLGWTKPAAALTRWWVRRSGVPSPPVAWTNVCGPLFGNTIATVEVDGRSAQVFFEQPSETDALQEVGRVPLNRAGG; from the coding sequence GTGAGCTTGCTCCTCGGACCGACGCTGCGGCACGTCGCTGATACGACCGCACTGGTGTGGGTGCAGACCGAAAGCGCGGGCACCGTCGACATTCTGGGCTGTTCGGCGCGGACGTTCGAGGTGCAGGGCCATCACTTCGCACTCGTCACGGTCACCGGGCTGACGCCGGACAGCGTGACCGAGTACCAGGTGACGTTCAACGGGGAGACGGTATGGCCGCTCACCGACCCGGCCTTCGCGAAATTTCCACCCAGCGTCATCCGGACCCGGGGCCCCGACACGGCGCACCGGTTGCGCGCGATCTTCGGGTCGTGCCGCTACCCGAAGACTGAGGTCAAGAAGGTCGAGAAAAAACTCAAGCACGACGCGCTGGACTCCTACGCAAAACGGATGCGCGATCTGCCCATCGACAAGTGGCCCGATGCGCTGATCCTGCTCGGCGACCAGCTCTACGCCGACGAGCTTCCGCCCGACGAGGTGCGCCGGGTGGCAGGCCGCAGGCGCAACCGGCACGGCAACCGGCCGCCCGATGAGGTCGTCACCTTCGCCGAGTACGAGCGGCTGTACCGGCATTCGTGGGGCGACCCGGAGATCCGGTGGCTGATGTCGACCGTGCCGACGGCGATGATCTTCGACGACCACGACATCCGCGACGACTGGAACACCTCGAAGGCATGGCGCGCGCAGATGGCAGGCCTGGAATGGTGGCACGACCGAATCCGCGCGGGTCTGGCGTCTTATTGGGTGTACCAGCACCTCGGCAATTTGAGCCCGCACGAGCTGGCGGACAACGACGACTACCAGCAGTTGCTGGCCATCAAGGGCGATACCTGGCCGCACCTGGCCGAAGTGGCCGACAAAGCCGACCGCGAGGTCGATAGCAACAAGGGCGTCCGGTTCAGCTATCGGTGGGACCTCGGGCGCACCCGGCTGATCATGATCGACTCCCGCAACGGCCGAATTCTGGATTCCGGCGAGCGCATGATGATCGGCGAGAAGGAGTTCCGCTGGGTCGAGTCGAAAGCCGAGGAGAATCCAGAGACACTCGACCACCTGTTGCTCGCGTCGTCGGTGCCGTGGTTGATGCCCCCGGCGATCGGCGATCTTGAGACGCTCAACGAGCAGGCGACCGAACGTGACGGCTGGCGCGGAAGGCTCGGCGAAAAGCTCAGGCAGGCAGGCGATTTCGAGCATTGGCCAGCGTTCTACAAGTCACTGGTGCGCCTCGGCGAGATGATCGCGCGGATCGCCAATCATCCCGATGGGCCGTCCACGATCAGCATCCTGTCCGGCGACGTGCATCACAGCTATGCCGCCCGCGCCGAGGTCGACGGCGTATCACCCGACGGGTCCACCGTGCATCAGCTGGTGTGTTCGCCCGTGCATAACTACGTACCGCTGTTCGTCAAGCCTGCCTTCCTCCTTGGCTGGACGAAGCCCGCGGCCGCCCTGACCCGCTGGTGGGTGCGGCGTTCCGGCGTGCCATCGCCGCCAGTGGCCTGGACTAACGTCTGCGGCCCGCTGTTCGGGAATACCATCGCAACCGTCGAGGTCGACGGCCGGAGCGCCCAGGTCTTTTTCGAGCAGCCAAGCGAGACCGACGCGTTGCAGGAAGTGGGCCGGGTACCGCTCAATCGAGCTGGCGGCTGA
- a CDS encoding alpha/beta fold hydrolase codes for MDAELERWKAAGRHFDYLGFDIFYRVDGPPIGQAPVLLAIHGYPFNSSDWSLIWPALVERFTVIAPDMIGMGFSAKPVAYGYSVHDHADMHEALLDHLNVEVCHMLAHDLGDSVGQELLARSEFGQHAYGSLRYQSITWLNGGMFNETYTPRTMQKLMSGTPLGDLMSPLQGSPLSRRIVEPTINEMFGPNTKPSRELMNRFHEILEYNDGKRVMHKVGRFLADRYTHRNRWVRAMRETAVPMRLIDGPIDPNSGAHMARRYAEVIPDADVVMLADDIGHWPQIEAPDAVLKHFLAHVDRVS; via the coding sequence ATGGATGCTGAACTCGAACGCTGGAAGGCTGCCGGCCGGCACTTCGACTATCTGGGCTTCGATATCTTCTACCGGGTCGACGGGCCGCCGATCGGCCAGGCACCCGTCCTGCTGGCGATTCACGGCTACCCGTTCAACTCATCGGATTGGTCGCTGATCTGGCCCGCATTGGTCGAGCGGTTCACCGTCATCGCACCCGACATGATCGGTATGGGCTTCTCGGCCAAACCCGTCGCCTACGGCTACTCGGTGCATGATCACGCAGACATGCATGAGGCATTGCTCGACCATTTGAACGTCGAGGTCTGCCACATGCTCGCGCACGACCTCGGCGACTCTGTCGGCCAGGAGTTGTTGGCCCGCAGCGAGTTCGGTCAGCATGCGTATGGATCGCTGCGCTACCAGTCGATCACCTGGCTCAACGGCGGAATGTTCAACGAGACCTACACACCGCGCACCATGCAGAAGCTGATGTCCGGGACACCGCTCGGCGATCTGATGAGTCCGTTGCAGGGCAGCCCGCTGTCGCGACGCATCGTGGAGCCGACGATCAACGAGATGTTCGGCCCCAACACCAAGCCCTCACGCGAGTTGATGAACCGATTCCACGAGATTCTCGAATACAACGACGGCAAGCGGGTGATGCACAAGGTCGGACGATTCCTGGCCGACCGGTACACCCACCGCAATCGTTGGGTGCGCGCCATGCGTGAGACCGCGGTGCCGATGCGGCTCATCGACGGGCCCATCGACCCTAATTCCGGTGCCCACATGGCTCGCCGGTATGCCGAGGTCATCCCCGACGCCGACGTGGTGATGCTCGCCGACGACATAGGTCACTGGCCGCAGATCGAAGCCCCCGACGCGGTGCTGAAGCACTTCCTGGCCCACGTCGACCGCGTCAGCTAG